In one Heteronotia binoei isolate CCM8104 ecotype False Entrance Well chromosome 1, APGP_CSIRO_Hbin_v1, whole genome shotgun sequence genomic region, the following are encoded:
- the CTSF gene encoding cathepsin F, with translation MAPASLLFLCPFFLFCIASAGPGWAAVVDAGDAAAREAARFALAEAAQTGRLWTLREAKTQVVNGIKYYLDVTLLKSLCTGTQAEAQDASGCITPGKLEQIACYFEVWSQPWMNKKKLVKQECHPAEPSEVVQMVKLEQWEVFHPKAPALEAEEPFQDKRSLQNASIRLVSLFKDFLTTYRKSYKNQRETERRFQIFAENLKKAQVIQELDQGTAEYGVTKFSDLTEEEFRTTYLNPLLTKMSRRPMKLASIPYDTAPSAWDWRDHGAVTDVKNQGDCGSCWAFSVTGNVEGQWFLHKGSLVSLSEQELVDCDSLDEACGGGLPSNAYEAIERLGGLETEGDYSYEGYAQKCGFSKDKVVVYINSSVEISRDENDIAAWLAKNGPISIALNAFGMQFYRKGVSHPFILFCNPWMIDHAVLLVGYGTRGRLPYWAIKNSWGKEWGEQASLGSSSLFPASVASPSLPLQWELR, from the exons ATGGCGCCGGCTTCGCTCCTCTTTCTCTGCCCGTTTTTTCTGTTCTGTATCGCCTCAGCCGGGCCAGGCTGGGCGGCCGTGGTGGACGCGGGAGACGCTGCCGCTCGAGAGGCGGCGCGTTTCGCCTTGGCCGAAGCCGCTCAGACGGGTCGCCTCTGGACGCTGAGAGAAGCCAAGACCCAG GTCGTGAATGGCATCAAATACTACCTGGATGTGACCCTGCTGAAGAGTCTGTGCACTGGGACTCAGGCTGAGGCTCAAGATGCTTCTGGTTGCATcactccaggaaagcttgaacaAATT GCATGTTACTTTGAGGTTTGGAGTCAACCCTGGATGAACAAGAAGAAACTGGTGAAGCAAGAGTGCCATCCTGCCG AACCATCTGAGGTAGTCCAGATGGTAAAGCTGGAACAATGGGAAGTGTTTCATCCCAAAGCACCTGCACTGGAAGCGGAGGAACCATTCCAGGATAAGAGGTCTTTGCAG AATGCCTCCATCCGACTGGTTTCCCTCTTCAAGGACTTCCTGACCACCTACAGGAAGAGCTACAAGAACCAAAGAG AAACGGAAAGGCGCTTCCAAATCTTTGCTGAGAACCTGAAGAAGGCCCAGGTCATTCAAGAGCTGGATCAGGGCACAGCAGAATACGGAGTCACCAAATTTAGTGACTTGACAG AGGAGGAGTTCCGTACCACCTACTTGAACCCATTACTGACCAAGATGTCACGCCGTCCAATGAAACTGGCCAGTATCCCCTATGACACAGCTCCAAGCGCGTGGGACTGGAGGGATCATGGGGCTGTCACAGATGTGAAGAACCAG GGCGACTGCGGATCCTGTTGGGCCTTCTCAGTGACAGGCAACGTGGAAGGCCAGTGGTTCCTACACAAAGGTTCCCTGGTTTCTCTCTCTGAGCAAG AGCTTGTGGACTGCGATTCTCTAGACGAAGCTTGTGGTGGAGGGTTGCCGTCCAATGCTTATGAGGCCATTGAGAGACTGG GGGGCCTAGAAACAGAAGGTGACTACAGCTATGAGGGCTATGCGCAGAAGTGTGGCTTCTCAAAGGACAAGGTGGTCGTTTACATCAATAGCTCTGTGGAGATCTCCCGGGACGAGAATG ATATTGCTGCCTGGCTGGCAAAGAATGGCCCTATCTCCATCGCGCTGAATGCTTTTGGCATGCAG TTCTACAGGAAAGGTGTCTCCCATCCCTTCATACTGTTCTGCAACCCCTGGATGATTGACCATGCAGTCCTTCTAGTGGGCTATGGCACAC GTGGCCGTCTTCCCTACTGGGCTATTAAGAACAGCTGGGGCAAGGAATGGGGAGAGCAGGCAAGTCTGGGCAGTAGTTCCTTATTCCCAGCCTCAGTGGCCTCCCCTTCCTTGCCACTGCAGTGGGAACTGAGGTGA
- the EIF1AD gene encoding probable RNA-binding protein EIF1AD isoform X2 yields the protein MSQGVKSTLDPQPLNSDDLGCPWKQVLGTPGNNLHEVETPEGARFLVSMPTKFRKNIWIKRGDFLLVDPIEEGEKVKAEISFVLYKDHICYLKKEGYWPTAFLTEASGTQSSAKDREETQSPPRSAGEDDSEDDDSDLFVNTNRVNYSYVESEDSSDSEDDEK from the exons ATGTCCCAGGGAGTGAAATCAACACTGGATCCACAGCCCCTGAACTCCGATGACCTTGGCTGTCCCTGGAAACAG gtgcTGGGGACTCCAGGCAATAACCTGCATGAGGTGGAGACGCCAGAAGGGGCAAGGTTCCTTGTGAGCATGCCCACCAAATTCCGCAAGAACATTTGGATCAAGAGAG GTGACTTCCTGCTGGTGGACCCCatagaagaaggggagaaagtaAAAGCAGAAATCAGCTTTGTGCTGTACAAGGATCACATTTGCTATCTGAAGAAGGAAGGATACTG GCCTACTGCCTTCTTAACTGAAGCTTCAGGAACTCAGAGCAGTGCTAAAGACAG GGAAGAAACACAAAGCCCCCCACGTTCTGCAGGGGAAGACGACTCTGAGGATGATGACAGCGACTTGTTTGTGAACACAAACCGTGTGAATTACAGCTACGTGGAGAGCGAGGACAGCAGCGATTCAGAGGACGACGAGAAGTAA
- the EIF1AD gene encoding probable RNA-binding protein EIF1AD isoform X1: protein MSQATKRKHVVKEVLEEYVVPSERQQIVRVLGTPGNNLHEVETPEGARFLVSMPTKFRKNIWIKRGDFLLVDPIEEGEKVKAEISFVLYKDHICYLKKEGYWPTAFLTEASGTQSSAKDREETQSPPRSAGEDDSEDDDSDLFVNTNRVNYSYVESEDSSDSEDDEK, encoded by the exons ATGTCCCAAGCCACAAAGCGCAAGCATGTGGTGAAAGAAGTCTTGGAGGAGTACGTGGTGCCTTCAGAGCGGCAGCAGATCGTCCGG gtgcTGGGGACTCCAGGCAATAACCTGCATGAGGTGGAGACGCCAGAAGGGGCAAGGTTCCTTGTGAGCATGCCCACCAAATTCCGCAAGAACATTTGGATCAAGAGAG GTGACTTCCTGCTGGTGGACCCCatagaagaaggggagaaagtaAAAGCAGAAATCAGCTTTGTGCTGTACAAGGATCACATTTGCTATCTGAAGAAGGAAGGATACTG GCCTACTGCCTTCTTAACTGAAGCTTCAGGAACTCAGAGCAGTGCTAAAGACAG GGAAGAAACACAAAGCCCCCCACGTTCTGCAGGGGAAGACGACTCTGAGGATGATGACAGCGACTTGTTTGTGAACACAAACCGTGTGAATTACAGCTACGTGGAGAGCGAGGACAGCAGCGATTCAGAGGACGACGAGAAGTAA